CACTGTAGCCGTGGGCCTGAGCAATCTTCGTGGCCGCCGCCAGGATCCGCTCCCTGGAGCCTGAGTTCGATTCGTTCCGCATTTGTACGGTTCTCCGCATGACTACTCGGTGTTGACAACCCGGATTGTGACGCATATTGTAAACCTAACGAACGGTAGGTAGGCAAGATTGCCGTTCGCCACGACACCACTGCGAAAGGAAAGCCAAATGAGTGCTGTTGCAACGAGTATCAATGACAATCAGTTGTCGACGATGACGGTTTATGACTTCCCGCAAGGGCCGTATCCGACGCGTGTGCGCATTGCGTTGGCGGAAAAGAATCTGCAATCGCGAGTGCGGTTCGTGCTGGTCGATCTCTACGCGGGCGAGCACAAGAAGCCCGAATTCATGGCGAGCAAGAACTACTCGGGCACGCTGCCGGTGCTCGAACTCGATGACGGGACCTGTATTGCCGAGTGTACGGCCATAACGGAGTACCTTGACGGACTCGATGGCGTGCCGACTCTGACTGGCAGGGCGCCGCTCGAAAAAGGGTTGATCCACATGATGAGCAAGCGTGCCGAACTGGAACTGCTCGACGCCATTAGCGTTTATTTCCATCATGGAACGCCGGGATTGGGGCCGCACGTTGAGCTGTACCAGAACGCCGAATGGGGATTCAGGCAGCGCGACAAGGCCCTGCGCGGAATGCATTACTTCGATGCTGTTCTTCGAAACCAGCCGTATGTCGCCGGCAAAGAGTTTTCAATGGCCGACATCACCGTAATCGGCGGCCTGGTCTTCGCTTCTATCGTCAAGCTGCCGGTGCCGGCTGAGTGCACCGCGCTCCTGGCGTGGTACGAAAGAATGCAGGAGCGGCCCAGCGTAAGCACGCAGCCGGCGTTCTCCGTACCAGCGGCTGCGTGAAAAAATTTCATTTTTCGAAAGATAAGTAGTCCTACTAGGCGACGAAGAACCCCTCGATTTATTGCGGGATTCGCGACAGCAGCACTTCAGCCCTCCATACCTCGGAGAAGAATTCATGTCTGCATTACCTCAAGCAGCTCAGTCCGTTGGCATTTTCCACGGCCCGTATTACCTCAGCATCGCTGGTAATCTTTTGCAGTCGCACGATAGCTTTGACGTAATCAACCCGGCTACTGGTGAAGCATTCGCCAAGGCTCCATCAGCCTCAGCGGAGCATCTTGACGAAGCCGTCGCAGCGGCCAGTCATGCGTTCAAAGCCTGGTCTGCGCTTGGCTACGACGGGCGCCAGAAGTACCTCAACGCATACGCCGATGCACTCGAAGTACATCGGGATGAGCTGTCACGCCTGCTGACCCTTGAGCAGGGGAAGCCGCTGAAGACCATGGCGGAGCCGGAGGTCGATCAGTCCATTGCGTGGATTCGTCAGATCGCCGCCCGTCGGATTCCGATCGAGATCGTCGAGGAGACCGAGGAACACATTGTCGAGCTGCACCATACGCCGCTCGGCGTGATCGGTGCCATCACACCGTGGAACTTCCCGTGCTGCTTGCACTTTGGAAGGTGGCGCCCGCGCTGATTACCGGCAACACCATGGTGATCAAGCCTTCGCCCTTTACTCCGTTATCCGCACTGCGCTTTGGGCAGATTGCGCAATCTGTCCTGCCCGTCCTGATTAAATCTCCTGCTCAACTCCGCGAGTTTCCTTAACTAGTTGAAGAAACAGGAGTTCCGGACGGGGAACTTTGAATTCAACCAATCAGAGGCAGAAGTATCGATGCACAGTGTCGCGTATGCAGCCGCACTTACTGCACCCGTGAGATCCGCAGATCAGCGTTGCGGATGATGTCATCTGGGCTCGATTTGGCCAAGCCGCTCCGTCAGCGATGGCGAGTGGCCATCAAACAGCGCCGCGTAGTAGACCGTGTTCGACAATACATTCTTGACGTAGTCGCGGGTTTCGTTGAACGGAATTGTCTCCGCGAAAATCGCGCCTTCCACCGGGCGCGGCAGGTTGGCCTGCCACTTACGCGGGCGCCCAGGGCCGGCATTGTAGCCGGCGGTCGCGAGCACGGCAGAACGGTCAAGCTGGTTGTAAATCATCGATAGATAGTACGTGCCGAGCAGGATATTCGTGTCGATGTCGTTCATCCTCGCCCGCGAGATCGTACCGAGCCCGATCTTCCTCGCAACCATCGCAGCCGTGTCCGGCATCACCTGCATCAGGCCGCCCGCGCCAACCTCCGAGCGCGCATTGATGATGAAGCGCGACTCCTGACGAATGAGGCCATACGCCCATCCGACGTCGAACCCGGTGGACTGCGTATCGCGCTCGACAATCGTGCGGAATGGCGCCAGGTAGCGCAGCGAAAAATCATGTTCCGTCTGCGTCCTGTCGGCGGTGCTCACAGCCCGGTCATAAAGCTCGATGCGGCGCGCGTACTCGGCGACTGCGAGCAATTGTCGGTCGGTCATGCCGCGCAGCTGCCAGTTCCACTCACGGTTGCCTTCCATACGCAGGTGCAGCGCGTAAAAACGTTTTGCCAGCTCGAGGCCTGATGTCCGGCTGGCGCGCTCAACTTCTTCGTCGGTCACCCTGGTCTGTGGCGGGATCACGATCTGCCGGCCGAGCGCCTCGGAGGCCAACTGGCCATAGAAGGTGTAGTTACCCGCGATCGTTCGGAACGCCTGGTCGGCTGCCGCCACCTCGCTGCTCTGCTTCAACGCGCGCGCGTACCAGTAGACCCATGCTGGCTGCGCGCGCAGCGCGGCCGGCATCTGCTCGATGGACCACCGCACCATGGTCCAATCCCCGGCCAGCAGCGCACTGCGCGTGCGCCACTCGTAGGCCTGGCTCGACAGGGGCGCGTTTGCCGACAGCCGGTACCAGTTCACCGCGCCCGGTAGCTGCCTGACTGCCGCCTGATAGGCAATCGTGCCCCAGCCGATAGCCCGTTCCGCCAAGGTGAGCGACGGTGCGATTGCGGTAAAGGTGGCCTCGGCGGCCTGCGGATCGCTGACCGCCAACTGTGTGACGGCGAGCAGCGCGAGTTGATGGGACGCCGCGTCCAGAGGGATGCTTTTCGCGAGCAACAGGCGTGGCTGGTTCGTCGCCTGCTCGAGGAGCAGCGGATCCGGGCGCGCTGCGCCCAGCGCATCGACCAGTCTGCCGCCCGTCGTCGTCGCCCCCTGTTCATAGGCCTGGCGAATCAGTTGCCACACGTCGTCCGGAGTGAACTGCTGGTTACGGTCGAGTGCAGTGATCAAATCGACGCAGCCATCACCGTACCACTTCGGCTCGACGAGCAGCGCCCGCACCGCGTCGGCCACATTTTCACCTCGCGTGGCACGGGACTCGAGCGCATAGCACTTCACCTGCGTGTCATCGTCCAGGACGAACTTTGAATATTGCGAATCGAAATCGTGCCAGTCGTGGCGCGCCCCGAGCACGCGAAGGTAATCGTTGCGCAGACGGTCGGCAATCGCCTGTCCGTCGTAGCGTTGCAGAAATGACAGCACCGGTGCGTCCGGCGTGTCGAGATTCGCATGCCCCGCGCCAGTGAACAGACGCGGCTTGATCTGGAAATAGCTTAGATAAGCCGGCGCCGGATAATTCGGAATCAAGCTTGCCAGATGCGCGGCGCGCGCGGGATCGTTGTCGCGTGCAGCGTCATGCAACTTGATGAAAATCTGATCGTCGGCGGATAACGAGGTGAACGGGGTGGGATGTCTGGCTAGCACCGTGCCAGACATGACCATTGTCACGGCGGCAAGGGCAAGGCCGATCGTGCGAGACACCCGGTGAAGTCGTGCGAACATCGCTGTTTTCTCGTTGTTTCGGTGCAGAGCATTGAGCCAAAGCTTAGGCCGCAACCCGGAGAAGCGAAGCTTCGAACAACACTGGACTCAACCCGTAATTCGGCTCTTTGCGAGCCCGATGCCTGGACCACATCGGCACTTGCGTGTCTGCTGTTTCGTGGCGTGGGCCGGGAGCTGGATTCGGCAATGCGACCCAGAAGGTCTTGAGTGCGGTGTTGGTCGTTCTGGCCGGGACGCTCGCTTCCGGGTGGTTCTGGAGCGGAGGGCCGTCAAAGAGCAGCGAGGACTAAATGAAACGGCACGCACCACCTGGGTGGAGAATCCTCGGCTTATGTCGCAAGACCCTTGACCGACCGGCGCGGCTAGCCCTCACGAGTGCTGCGAGTGAGATGGTTGTTGAACCCGACCACGGTAGCCAGACAGCGAGCGCGAGGGGGGCGAGACCCTGACTAGCAGTTGTTGCAGCGCCGCCGTGACGGCGCTAGCGAATGCGCCGCTGCCGGCAGCGAGCCATCACGCGGCGATCAGTGTTGGATAGCTCGTGCTCCCGGCGGCAGCAGGTGGAATTGCGATGATCAAGAGTCTCGGAGGAACGGGCGGCTTCGTGAGCCCAGCTTTGGTTGGACGTGAGGCAGCGGGTCGGGCCGGGCCCAGTCTATGGAGAGGTTCGATCGCTGATCGGCTAGATGCGGTTATTCGATGCCTGCCATCAGCCGCAGGAATGTGCCTGCTTCTACGCATGTCGGCAGGCGCCGAATAACCTGAACGCCTTCGGCCAACCGCGCAGGACAGCCGCTAGCCAATCGTACTCATTCACAGGAGTCACCCGAAAGGTGTCAATCGAACATTTCAACGGCAACTCTCCGGCATCCTAATCGAACTAGTGCTTTCGGCCATGATGCGTCATTCGCCCGGGCCGTCGCGCGGACGTTCCGACGTCGCGTCCACCCAGCAAGCCGCCATTCAGTTCGCAAGGATGAACTCCTGGCCCAATGTGCCGCCGCTCGCACCAGGGCTATTCCGACGGCGGCTCCCAAGGGATGCTGTTGAAAAAGTCGCTAACCGTCTCTTTCCCGTGAGGTTAGATGGTGTGTCGGCGTGCTCGTGTGGCGCACAGTGGGGATTGAGGCTCGGGACATCCTGTCTCAGTCCCGCACCCGACGACGTGTACTAAGAGAGCGGCGCTCGGTCAATATTGGCGCATTACTGGGCCGGCGCGCCTGACCTAAATTGTTTTATGCGCTTGGCCGTCGTGTCCGCCCAATAGTCCATCACATGGTCTGCGTCGCCCCATTTTCCGGCACCCGCATTCTCAAGGCTCATTCCGCCGGTACGGCCGTCCACCGCTTCGGCGA
The Paraburkholderia terrae genome window above contains:
- a CDS encoding glutathione S-transferase, whose protein sequence is MTVYDFPQGPYPTRVRIALAEKNLQSRVRFVLVDLYAGEHKKPEFMASKNYSGTLPVLELDDGTCIAECTAITEYLDGLDGVPTLTGRAPLEKGLIHMMSKRAELELLDAISVYFHHGTPGLGPHVELYQNAEWGFRQRDKALRGMHYFDAVLRNQPYVAGKEFSMADITVIGGLVFASIVKLPVPAECTALLAWYERMQERPSVSTQPAFSVPAAA
- a CDS encoding lytic transglycosylase domain-containing protein; this encodes MFARLHRVSRTIGLALAAVTMVMSGTVLARHPTPFTSLSADDQIFIKLHDAARDNDPARAAHLASLIPNYPAPAYLSYFQIKPRLFTGAGHANLDTPDAPVLSFLQRYDGQAIADRLRNDYLRVLGARHDWHDFDSQYSKFVLDDDTQVKCYALESRATRGENVADAVRALLVEPKWYGDGCVDLITALDRNQQFTPDDVWQLIRQAYEQGATTTGGRLVDALGAARPDPLLLEQATNQPRLLLAKSIPLDAASHQLALLAVTQLAVSDPQAAEATFTAIAPSLTLAERAIGWGTIAYQAAVRQLPGAVNWYRLSANAPLSSQAYEWRTRSALLAGDWTMVRWSIEQMPAALRAQPAWVYWYARALKQSSEVAAADQAFRTIAGNYTFYGQLASEALGRQIVIPPQTRVTDEEVERASRTSGLELAKRFYALHLRMEGNREWNWQLRGMTDRQLLAVAEYARRIELYDRAVSTADRTQTEHDFSLRYLAPFRTIVERDTQSTGFDVGWAYGLIRQESRFIINARSEVGAGGLMQVMPDTAAMVARKIGLGTISRARMNDIDTNILLGTYYLSMIYNQLDRSAVLATAGYNAGPGRPRKWQANLPRPVEGAIFAETIPFNETRDYVKNVLSNTVYYAALFDGHSPSLTERLGQIEPR